A single window of Nicotiana sylvestris chromosome 5, ASM39365v2, whole genome shotgun sequence DNA harbors:
- the LOC104213600 gene encoding autophagy-related protein 3-like, protein MVLSQLHGAFKGTVERITSPRTVSAFKEKGVLSVNEFVIAGDNLVSKCPTWSWESGDPSKMKSYLPADKQFLITRNVPCLRRAASVEEEYEAAGGEVLLDNEDNDGWLATHGKPKENKGAEDDNLPSMEALEISKKNSVQSNPSCVGGEEVEDIPDMGEYEEADNLIETDPATLQTTYLVAHEPDDDNILRTRTYDISITYDKYYQTPRVWLTGYDESRMLLQPELVLEDVSQDHARKTVTIEDHPHLPGKHASVHPCRHGAVMKKIIDVLMSRGVEPEVDKYLFLFLKFMASVIPTIEYDYTMDFDLGSSST, encoded by the exons ATGGTGCTATCGCAGCTGCACGGAGCGTTCAAAGGGACGGTAGAGAGAATCACAAGTCCTCGTACCGTCTCTGCTTTCAAAGAGAAGGGCGTTCTCAGCGTTAACGAGTTCGTTATTGCTGGCGATAATCTTGTCTCCAAATGCCCTACCTGGTCTTG GGAGTCAGGTGACCCTAGTAAAATGAAGTCATATTTACCAGCTGACAAGCAATTCTTGATCACAAGAAATG TTCCTTGTCTAAGAAGAGCTGCATCAGTGGAGGAAGAATATGAGGCTGCAGGAGGTGAAGTTCTGCTTGATAATGAGGACAATGATGGTTGGCTGGCAACTCATGGGAAACCAAAAG AAAACAAAGGTGCTGAGGATGATAACTTGCCATCTATGGAAGCATTAGAGATTAGCAAAAAGAACTCTGTCCAGTCAAACCCGTCGTGCGTTGGAGGCGAGGAAGTGGAAGACATACCTGACATGGGAGAGTACGAGGAAGCTGACAATCTTATAGAAACAGATCCT GCTACCCTTCAGACTACATATCTTGTGGCTCATGAGCCGGATGATGACAACATTCTAAGAACACGAACATATGATATCAGCATCAC GTATGACAAGTACTATCAAACGCCTCGTGTATGGCTCACTGGATATGATGAG TCAAGGATGCTTTTGCAACCAGAGCTCGTACTTGAGGATGTCAGTCAAGACCATGCACGCAAAACG GTGACCATTGAAGACCATCCACATCTTCCAGGGAAACATGCTTCAGTACATCCTTGTCGGCACGGGGCTGTGATGAAGAAAATTATTGATGTTCTCATGTCGCGAGGAGTTGAACCTGAAGTTGACAA GTACCTCTTCCTATTCTTGAAGTTTATGGCTTCCGTGATTCCAACAATTGAATACGATTACACTATGGACTTTGATCTTGGTAGCAGTAGCACCTGA